TGAAATCCTCCCACGCCATCGGCCGCTTCCACCAGAACGCCGACACCGAGGCGTACAAGAACCGCATCGAAGCGATCAATTTTTCACTTGCGCACGACGACGGCCAGTCGCACAAGAACCTGGCCGAAGCGGATGTCATCCTGGTGGGGGTGTCGCGCAGCGGCAAGACGCCGACCAGCCTCTACCTGGCAATGCAATACGGCGTGAAGTCGGCCAACTACCCGCTGATTCCGGACGATTTCGAGCGCGGCAAGCTGCCCACGGTGCTGTACGAGTACAAGAGCAAGATCTTCGGGCTGACGATCGACCCGCAGCGACTGTCCGAGATCCGCAACGAACGGCGCCCGGGCAGCAAATACGCCGCGCTGGAGAACTGCCGCTACGAAGTCAACGAGGCGGAGACGCTGATGCGCCGCGAGAGCATCAAGTGGCTCTCGTCCACGCACAAGTCGATCGAAGAAATCGCCACCACCATCCTGCAGGACATCAAGATGGAGCGCGACGCCTACTGAGCGTCGCCCGCCCAAAGCAGCGAAAACGGCCGGCCTTGCACCGGCCGTTTTC
The sequence above is a segment of the Ralstonia nicotianae genome. Coding sequences within it:
- the ppsR gene encoding posphoenolpyruvate synthetase regulatory kinase/phosphorylase PpsR, which translates into the protein MTDLAAKPGIRTVFIVSDGTGITAETFSHSILAQFEMKFRQVRIPFVDTVDKAHVAVSKINEAFHVEGMKPIVFTTLVDAEANRIVHQARATILDMFQTFIEPLERELGLKSSHAIGRFHQNADTEAYKNRIEAINFSLAHDDGQSHKNLAEADVILVGVSRSGKTPTSLYLAMQYGVKSANYPLIPDDFERGKLPTVLYEYKSKIFGLTIDPQRLSEIRNERRPGSKYAALENCRYEVNEAETLMRRESIKWLSSTHKSIEEIATTILQDIKMERDAY